From the genome of Caretta caretta isolate rCarCar2 chromosome 27, rCarCar1.hap1, whole genome shotgun sequence, one region includes:
- the SLC35B1 gene encoding solute carrier family 35 member B1, with product MRPPAPPPRPAPLRDVRLEVPPALSGPRAAAMGASGSGPGPLLPERLRLPVCFLGVFVCYFYYGILQESITRGKYGEGAKQEKFKYALSLVFIQCVINAVFARLVIQFFDAVRVDRTQNWLYAACSLSYLGAMVSSNSALQFVNYPTQVLGKSCKPIPVMLLGVTVLRKKYPLAKYLCVLLIVTGVALFMYKPKRGGDGEDGHIFGYGELLLLLSLTLDGLTGVSQDHMRAHYQTGSNHMMLNVNLWSTLFLGAGILFTGELWEFLSFAERYPSILYNILLFGLTSALGQSFIFMTVVYFGPLTCSIITTTRKFFTILASVILFANPISMMQWVGTILVFMGLGLDAKFGKGSKTTTH from the exons ATGAGGCCCCCTGCGCCGCCGCCGCGCCCGGCTCCGCTCCGCGATGTGCGGCTGGAGGTGCCGCCTGCCCTGAGCGGGCCCCGCGCCGCCGCCATGGGAGCGAGCGGGAGCGGCCCCGGCCCCCTGCTGCCCGAGCGGCTCCGCCTGCCGGTCTGCTTCCTGGGCGTCTTCGTCTGCTACTTCTACTACGGCATCCTGCAGGAGAGCAT AACTAGAGGTAAATATGGAGAAGGTGCCAAGCAGGAAAAGTTCAAATACGCTTTGTCCTTGGTCTTCATTCAATGCGTGATCAATGCCGTCTTTGCGAGGTTAG TGATCCAGTTTTTTGACGCCGTCAGGGTTGATCGGACCCAGAACTGGTTGTATGCAGCTTGCTCACTCTCCTATCTGGGTGCTATGGTTTCCAGCAACTCAGCTCTGCAGTTCGTCAACTATCCAACCCAG GTCCTTGGGAAGTCCTGTAAGCCCATTCCAG TCATGCTCTTAGGGGTGACAGTGCTGAGGAAGAAATACCCACTAGCCAAATACCTGTGTGTCCTGCTGATAGTAACAGGCGTGGCTCTGTTCATGTACAAACCTAAAAGGGGAGGTGACGGTGAGGACGGCCACATCTTTGGCTATGGAGAACTCCTCCTG CTGCTGTCACTGACATTGGATGGACTGACAGGCGTGTCTCAGGACCATATGAGAGCTCATTACCAAACTGGTTCCAATCACATGATGCTAAATGTTAATCTATGGTCCACCTTGTTCCTGGGGGCTG GTATCTTGTTCACTGGAGAGCTCTGGGAATTCCTGAGTTTTGCTGAACGCTACCCCAGCATCCTCTACAACATCCTGCTGTTTGGCCTGACAAGTGCACTGGGTCAG agttTCATCTTCATGACTGTGGTATACTTTGGACCCTTAACTTGTTCAATCATCACCACAACCCGCAAATTCTTCACCATTTTAGCATCCGTCATTCTATTTGCCAACCCAATCAGCATGATGCAGTGGGTGGGGACTATCCTGGTATTCATGG GGCTTGGACTTGATGCCAAATTTGGGAAGGGATCAAAGACGACAACACATTAG